The following proteins are co-located in the Acidobacteriota bacterium genome:
- a CDS encoding PQQ-binding-like beta-propeller repeat protein, with translation MSTPCPNLEGIRKAIGCHMHMRLAGLACALFLAAPTAYGQNIAWPQFRGPDSNPVGTHARLAERWSKTENVEWLQQIPGRGWSSPIVTGGKVYLTTATTEGKSKPPQVGTEYSNEYVAELQKQGLPMDKVIERVTERDIELPKEVKLHYLLYCLDLKSGKVEWQKEFHAGQPPGGRHRKNSFTSESPVTDGTFIYVYVANLGLWAYDLKGKQVWSTPLEANPIYLDFGTGSSPALIGNMLVIVNDNEKQQYIAAFDKQTGKEVWRTNREIGPQGRRSAWVTPYVWRHALRTEIVAVGPEVVVSYDLAGKELWRMAGMSGAPIPMPFAYDGLLYINGGRGALLVALRPGAKGDISLEKGQTSNDYVVWSQPRAGTYLPSSLAYEGGIYVLTETGILTRFEAKTGKQSYKTRIDPAATAFTTSPWAYNGKLFCLSEEGQTFVIAAGETFKLLHVNELDEMAQATPAIVGERLLVRTETKLYSIRRKK, from the coding sequence ATGAGTACACCTTGTCCTAATCTGGAAGGTATCCGCAAAGCGATTGGCTGCCACATGCACATGCGCTTAGCCGGTCTGGCGTGCGCACTGTTCCTGGCGGCACCCACAGCTTACGGCCAAAACATTGCTTGGCCGCAATTCCGCGGGCCGGACTCGAATCCGGTAGGCACACATGCGCGGCTAGCTGAACGCTGGTCGAAAACCGAAAACGTCGAGTGGCTGCAGCAGATTCCAGGACGTGGCTGGTCTTCGCCCATTGTGACGGGCGGCAAAGTCTACCTCACCACCGCGACGACCGAGGGCAAATCGAAGCCGCCCCAAGTCGGGACGGAATACAGCAACGAATACGTCGCCGAACTGCAAAAACAGGGATTGCCGATGGATAAGGTGATTGAGCGCGTGACTGAGCGCGACATCGAACTGCCCAAAGAAGTAAAGCTGCATTACCTGCTCTATTGCCTGGATTTGAAGAGCGGCAAGGTCGAATGGCAAAAGGAATTTCACGCCGGGCAACCGCCGGGCGGACGGCACCGCAAAAACAGCTTTACGTCAGAGAGTCCCGTGACCGACGGGACGTTCATTTATGTCTATGTGGCGAATCTGGGGTTGTGGGCCTATGACCTAAAGGGCAAGCAAGTGTGGTCAACGCCGCTCGAAGCGAATCCGATCTATCTTGATTTCGGCACCGGCAGTTCGCCCGCGCTTATCGGAAACATGCTGGTCATCGTGAACGACAACGAAAAGCAGCAATACATTGCCGCCTTCGATAAACAAACAGGCAAGGAGGTCTGGCGCACCAATCGGGAAATCGGCCCGCAGGGAAGGCGCTCGGCCTGGGTGACGCCCTATGTGTGGCGGCACGCGCTGCGCACCGAGATTGTCGCCGTGGGGCCAGAGGTCGTCGTGAGTTACGACTTGGCAGGGAAAGAACTGTGGCGCATGGCGGGAATGTCGGGGGCGCCGATTCCGATGCCCTTTGCGTATGACGGATTGCTTTACATCAACGGCGGGCGTGGGGCCTTGCTCGTGGCCTTGCGTCCCGGCGCCAAAGGCGATATTTCGCTGGAAAAAGGCCAAACCTCGAACGATTACGTCGTCTGGTCACAACCGCGCGCGGGAACGTACTTGCCGTCGTCCTTAGCCTATGAAGGCGGCATTTATGTGCTGACTGAAACGGGCATCCTCACCCGCTTTGAGGCGAAGACGGGCAAGCAAAGCTACAAGACACGCATTGATCCGGCGGCCACGGCCTTCACGACTTCGCCCTGGGCATACAACGGCAAGCTGTTTTGCCTGAGCGAAGAAGGCCAGACCTTCGTCATCGCGGCGGGCGAGACATTCAAGCTATTGCATGTGAATGAACTGGACGAAATGGCGCAGGCGACGCCCGCCATTGTGGGCGAGCGCTTGCTGGTACGCACAGAAACGAAGCTGTACTCAATTCGCCGTAAGAAATGA
- a CDS encoding sigma-70 family RNA polymerase sigma factor encodes MLAEKEALLIAGIEKLRQVEVAEDAAPRSAVVCLQDTRLIARLKTGELAAFEELVEEFQPLVYVLCYRVLNDSEDARDAAQETFLKIYRHFSHFRGEASLKTWICRIAINQARSSERWWRRRYRKETVSLDAPVNWQRGQGDEAEQAPSEYLPSADASPETEALASERGRQLEHALTGLKKDFRIAVVLRDIEGLAYEEIAYVTGANVGTVKSRIARGREMLREAIEKQK; translated from the coding sequence ATGCTGGCTGAGAAAGAGGCATTGCTGATTGCTGGAATCGAAAAGCTCCGGCAGGTGGAGGTGGCGGAAGACGCCGCGCCACGTTCAGCAGTCGTCTGCTTGCAAGACACCCGTTTGATCGCGCGCCTGAAAACGGGCGAATTGGCGGCCTTTGAAGAGTTGGTCGAAGAGTTTCAACCGCTGGTTTACGTGCTTTGTTACCGCGTGCTCAATGACAGCGAAGACGCCCGCGATGCGGCGCAAGAGACGTTTTTGAAAATCTACCGCCACTTTTCGCACTTTCGCGGTGAGGCCAGTTTGAAAACCTGGATTTGCCGCATTGCGATCAATCAGGCGCGTTCGTCAGAACGCTGGTGGCGGCGGCGTTACCGCAAAGAGACGGTTTCGCTCGATGCGCCGGTCAATTGGCAACGCGGGCAGGGCGACGAAGCCGAGCAAGCGCCGAGCGAGTATTTGCCCAGCGCGGACGCTTCGCCCGAAACCGAAGCGTTGGCCAGTGAACGCGGACGCCAGTTGGAGCACGCGTTGACGGGCTTGAAAAAAGATTTTCGCATCGCCGTGGTGCTGCGTGACATTGAGGGGCTGGCTTACGAAGAGATTGCCTATGTCACCGGTGCCAATGTCGGCACGGTGAAATCACGCATCGCGCGTGGCCGCGAAATGCTGCGCGAGGCGATTGAAAAACAAAAGTAG
- a CDS encoding zf-HC2 domain-containing protein, whose amino-acid sequence MSAQVDGHATEREQAKLQQHLRACAACRRYAADLRGLRADLAKLETSHAPLGSGPDLTLQIQAALQRETRLHGNPVQRRQDLIDLWMMRLFSQSIGTVVSLVLFLFVVTAVFRPAYRTLLAAVPEPQVVTADDPIDPAIRYRVLILQPPPPPAFNPHAALLQLGQTLPEDSEFIATVRVNGKNGRAKLGQLLEQPGLANAGNDPTLLSRFSTVLYQQASFQPLRRNEFTSSDAVIVFGKMNVSAHLD is encoded by the coding sequence ATGTCAGCCCAGGTAGATGGGCACGCGACCGAGCGCGAACAAGCCAAGTTGCAGCAGCATCTGCGCGCCTGCGCCGCGTGTCGCCGTTACGCCGCTGATTTGCGCGGGCTGCGCGCGGATTTGGCGAAGCTCGAAACTTCCCATGCGCCGTTGGGCAGCGGCCCCGATCTGACCCTGCAAATTCAGGCGGCGTTGCAACGCGAAACGCGCTTGCACGGCAATCCAGTACAGCGGCGGCAGGATTTGATTGATCTTTGGATGATGCGCCTGTTTTCGCAAAGCATCGGCACCGTCGTTTCACTGGTCTTATTTCTTTTCGTGGTGACTGCCGTTTTCCGCCCAGCCTATCGCACTTTGCTAGCGGCCGTGCCCGAACCGCAAGTGGTCACGGCGGATGATCCGATTGACCCGGCCATCCGTTATCGCGTGCTGATTTTGCAACCGCCGCCGCCGCCGGCCTTCAACCCGCACGCAGCGTTGTTGCAGTTGGGTCAAACGCTGCCGGAAGATTCTGAATTCATCGCGACCGTGCGCGTGAATGGGAAAAATGGCCGCGCCAAATTGGGACAATTGCTCGAACAGCCCGGCCTGGCGAATGCGGGCAACGACCCCACGTTGCTGAGCAGATTCTCGACTGTGCTTTATCAACAAGCCAGTTTTCAACCGCTTCGCCGGAACGAATTCACCAGCAGCGATGCGGTGATCGTCTTCGGCAAAATGAACGTCTCGGCTCACCTGGATTAG